A portion of the Manihot esculenta cultivar AM560-2 chromosome 2, M.esculenta_v8, whole genome shotgun sequence genome contains these proteins:
- the LOC110610008 gene encoding tRNA (carboxymethyluridine(34)-5-O)-methyltransferase — MFFNVSRASRLSGANWESLVLPVIEFSSVFHPGIFKTMREIKVKVKGSSGLCTLASDGDSVSVDEQKTCSSSSSVQSTPEIEKKYVHRVYDAIAPHFSSTRYAKWPKVATFLNSLPAGSVILDAGCGNGKYLGLNPECFYMGCDISAPLIKICADRGHEVLVGDAVNLPYRTGFGDAAISIAVLHHLSTENRRKKAIEELVRVVKKGGLVLITVWAVEQEDGSLVAKWTPLTQKYVEEWIGPGSPRVRSPSCITLESIPENEENNNSKEHVKDTKGNGDGELSNAMDLASRTENDFIVSEDERTAKNQQEYFVPWHLPYHRAEVSGASACALANGLAKKDDKKGAVVYNRYYHVFSEGELERLATGMKNAVVVDRFFDKSNWCIILEKTS, encoded by the exons ATGTTCTTTAATGTTTCAAGAGCGAGTAGATTAAGTGGAGCAAACTGGGAGTCCTTAGTTCTACCCGTTATTGAGTTTAGTAGTGTCTTTCATCCTGGAATCTTCAAAACTATGAGAGAAATCAAAGTGAAGGTGAAAGGATCTTCTGGATTGTGTACTCTTGCATCTGATGGAGATTCTGTATCAGTGGATGAACAAAAAACATGTTCCTCTTCCTCAAGTGTGCAATCCACCCCTGAAATTGAAAAGAAGTATGTTCATCGTGTTTACGATGCTATTGCACCCCATTTTAGTTCCACCAGGTATGCCAAATGGCCGAAAGTTGCAACCTTTTTGAATTCATTGCCTGCTGGTTCTGTAATATTGGATGCAGGATGTGGAAATGGCAAGTATTTGGGTTTAAATCCTGAGTGCTTTTATATGGGGTGTGATATTAGTGCACCCCTCATCAAAATTTGTGCAGATAGAGGACATGAAGTTCTGGTTGGGGATGCAGTAAATCTTCCTTACAGAACTGGGTTTGGCGATGCTGCAATTTCCATAGCTGTGTTACATCACCTAAGTACAGAGAATAGGAGGAAGAAGGCAATTGAAGAATTAGTCCGAGTTGTGAAAAAGGGTGGTTTGGTACTAATAACTGTTTGGGCTGTAGAGCAGGAAGATGGATCATTGGTTGCTAAATGGACTCCTCTCACCCAGAAATATGTAGAAGAGTGGATAGGGCCTGGTAGTCCTCGGGTTCGAAGCCCTTCTTGCATCACTTTGGAAAGCATCCCAGAAAATGAGGAAAACAACAATTCTAAAGAGCATGTAAAAGACACCAAGGGTAATGGAGATGGGGAGTTGAGTAATGCTATGGATTTAGCCTCTCgaactgaaaatgatttcaTAGTTTCTGAAGATGAGAGGACTGCAAAGAATCAACAGGAATATTTTGTCCCTTGGCATTTACCATATCATCGCGCTGAAGTTAGTGGCGCATCTGCTTGTGCTCTTGCAAATGGTTTGGCCAAAAAAGATGATAAAAAGGGTGCTGTAGTGTACAACAGATACTACCATGTTTTCAGTGAAGGTGAACTTGAAAG GTTAGCAACTGGCATGAAAAATGCAGTAGTAGTAGATCGATTTTTTGACAAATCAAACTGGTGCATCATTCTTGAGAAAACTTCATGA